A window of Mangifera indica cultivar Alphonso chromosome 13, CATAS_Mindica_2.1, whole genome shotgun sequence contains these coding sequences:
- the LOC123194478 gene encoding putative cysteine-rich receptor-like protein kinase 16: MVSKIIIIFCFSIFISSQLRLSMAQTNWIRAGFSWCLSDYGQPISEIDFSLFTHIICGDVYVNSISYKLNLSLAEGEHLSTFTRTIKQNNPPVIPLLSILDSGTAFSPMVSNSSNRKTFIDSSIKIARRHGFEGLDFHWQFPHTSLDMFYMGLLFKEWKAAINLEATNSSQSQLILTANIYFSPKLYGTSFPIEAIQQHLNWVHLFVDFIYDDDWWGSQTTAFACLYDPTNLANSDTGIREWIDAGLSSEKMVFTLPFYGFQWTLQNPMDNGFGAPAKRFVALNSENGVPRYIQIKKYIEQYGPEVPVKYNSTYAVNYWTKGTTWYSFNDVEAIRAKVSYAKENKLLGYIAWAVNDDYNWVLSKTAAEMDINDSSVQQGNKKGQNKRTLLVILLSTTAALAFLLSVIFYCWKNLKFIKGMVNSTKESHDKANKAALAGDFNANIPNLTEYTLAEIEAATNGFSIENKLGEGGYGSVYKGILPDGHVIALKKLSKTSTQGFEEFENEVTLTAKLQHVNLLQVLGFCLDTKEQIIIYPYMQNKSLDTYIFDPVRRLILDWKKRVDIIEGVTQGLLYLQEYSRLTIIHRDLKVSNVLLDEDMKPKISDFGLAKMFAKDDFDEANTSRIVGTIGYVPPEYINKGTYSTKLDVYSFGILLLQIISGKKISLLYGLNENLSLPNYAYELWSNGKGMEFIDESLDDTNLSCKTIRCLQIALLCVQEDPDDRPSMLEVFVMLKSENKNIMIPKRPAFSKANEQYKSTM, encoded by the exons ATGGTCTCCAagattatcatcattttttgtttctctatttTCATTTCTTCACAATTGCGCCTTTCAATGGCGCAAACTAATTGGATCAGGGCTGGTTTTTCCTGGTGTTTATCAGACTATGGACAGCCCATTTCGGAGATTGATTTCTCTCTTTTCACTCACATTATTTGTGGTGATGTTTATGTGAATTCTATCTCCTACAAACTCAATTTATCACTTGCTGAAGGAGAACATCTCTCTACCTTCACACGTACCATTAAACAAAATAACCCACCAGTCATTCCGCTGCTATCTATTCTTGATTCCGGCACAGCCTTTTCTCCAATGGTAAGCAATTCTTCTAACAGAAAAACCTTCATCGATTCCTCAATAAAAATTGCCAGACGTCATGGTTTTGAAGGCCTAGACTTCCATTGGCAATTTCCACACACAAGCTTGGATATGTTCTATATGGGTCTTCTCTTTAAAGAGTGGAAAGCTGCTATTAATTTAGAGGCAACCAACTCTAGCCAGTCCCAACTAATCTTGACCGCGAACATTTATTTTTCACCAAAGCTTTATGGAACAAGTTTCCCTATAGAGGCGATACAGCAACATTTAAATTGGGTTCATCTTTTTGTAGATTTCATTTACGATGACGATTGGTGGGGCTCCCAGACGACCGCTTTTGCATGTCTGTATGACCCAACTAACTTGGCTAATTCGGATACCGGCATAAGAGAATGGATTGATGCAGGATTATCATCTGAAAAAATGGTTTTCACTTTACCTTTTTATGGATTTCAATGGACGCTGCAGAATCCTATGGACAATGGTTTTGGTGCACCAGCAAAAAGATTTGTTGCCCTTAATTCAGAAAATGGGGTTCCAAGATATATCCAAATCAAGAAGTACATTGAGCAATATGGTCCTGAAGTTCCCGTTAAGTACAACTCAACTTATGCGGTCAATTACTGGACAAAAGGAACAACTTGGTACAGCTTTAATGACGTTGAGGCCATAAGAGCTAAGGTTTCTTATGCCAAGGAAAACAAGCTACTTGGCTACATCGCGTGGGCTGTCAACGATGATTATAATTGGGTGCTTTCCAAAACTGCAG CTGAAATGGACATAAATGATTCTTCAGTTCAGCAGGGTAATAAAAAGGGACAAAATAAAAGGACTTTGCTTGTAATCCTTTTGTCTACAACAGCTGCTTTAGCTTTTCTATTATCTGTGATATTTTACTGCTGgaaaaatctcaaattcatCAAAG gGATGGTGAACTCTACTAAAGAGTCCCATGACAAAGCAAATAAAGCAGCATTGGCTGGAGATTTTAATGCCAACATTCCTAATCTGACAGAATACACATTGGCTGAGATAGAGGCAGCAACCAATggattttcaattgaaaataagcTCGGAGAGGGTGGATATGGCTCTGTTTACAAG GGGATACTGCCAGATGGACACGTAATAGCATTGAAGAAACTCTCAAAAACATCCACGCAAGGATTTGAAGAATTCGAGAATGAGGTTACACTTACTGCCAAGCTCCAACATGTAAATCTTCTCCAAGTTCTGGGTTTTTGTTTAGATACAAAAGAACAGATAATAATCTACCCATACATGCAAAACAAGAGCTTGGACACTTACATTTTCG ATCCTGTTAGACGGTTAATTTTGGACTGGAAAAAACGTGTGGATATTATTGAAGGAGTAACTCAAGGACTTTTGTATCTTCAAGAATATTCAAGATTAACCATTATTCATCGAGATCTAAAAGTTAGTAATGTTCTATTAGATGAAGATATGAAACCCAAGATATCTGATTTTGGCTTAGCTAAAATGTTTGCAAAAGATGATTTTGACGAAGCCAACACAAGTCGAATTGTTGGAACAAT TGGTTATGTTCCTCCTGAATACATCAACAAAGGCACATATTCAACTAAATtggatgtttatagttttgggaTTCTACTATTGCAAATCATCAGTGGCAAAAAGATTTCCCTTTTGTATGGCCTGAATGAAAATCTGAGTCTTCCTAACTAt GCATATGAGCTGTGGAGTAATGGTAAAGGTATGGAGTTTATAGATGAATCATTGGACGATACAAATTTGTCTTGTAAAACAATAAGATGCTTGCAAATAGCTCTATTATGCGTCCAAGAAGATCCAGATGATCGACCATCAATGTTAGAAGTTTTCGTGATGCtcaaaagtgaaaataaaaacatcatGATTCCGAAAAGGCCTGCTTTTTCGAAAGCAAATGAACAATATAAATCTACAATGTAA